Genomic window (Dyadobacter fanqingshengii):
TTAACCCCCACTATATCAATGTTTTCACCAATGGTTGCGGCAAGCTCTTCGGCATTATGAACTTCCAACAAAACTTCCAATCCTAGTTCGTGCGCTTTTTGACTTAATGAAACCACTTCGGCCGGAGTTAGACAAGCAGCAATGAGCAAAATCACGTCCGCCCCTATCGCTTTTGCTTCGTAAAGCTGATACTCGTCAATGATAAAATCCTTGCGCAGCATCGGGATCACTGGATTGGCATGACGCGCTTTCAAAAAATCCGAAAATGAGCCGCCAAAGAAATCAATGTCAGTTAAAACCGACAAGGCGACCGCGCCAGCATTGGCATAATCAAAAGTCACAACCTCCGGCGAAACCTGATCATTAATGATGCCTTTTGAAGGCGACTTACGCTTGAATTCGGAAATGATTTTTGGAGATGAAGCATTTCTCAAAGCCGCCGCCAAGGAAACCGTTTTACGCGCAAACAAATCTTCTTTTTCCAGCTCGGAAACCGACTTGTTTTGCTTGGCTTCAATGACTTCCTCCCGCTTTCTTGCGACAATTTTATCTAGTATGTTCATCTGTGATCAGTCTTCTATCAATTTTTTAAAGCTGCGCAAAGCCTTTTTACTTTCCAACGATTCCCGTGCCGTTTCCACTGCGTCCAAAAGTGATAACGCCGGATTCGCACAATGCAATGCCAATGCAGCATTCGCCAGCACAGCCTCTTTTTGTGAGAATGTGGCTGTATCGTTCAATACATTCATGAAAATTTTGGCAGATTCTTCGACCGTTTCGCCTCCCGACAGGTCTTGCGCGCGCAAAGTTTGTAACCCTAAATGCGAGGGAGTCAGAACTTGCTCCGTTTGAGCGGTGATGATTTTAAAAGCACCTGTTAATGACACTTCGTCGTAGCCGTCTAATGCGTGAAGAACCAGAAATTGCTTGTCAGTCTGTTGGTAAAGATAAGCAAAAAGCCGTGCCAATTCAAGACTGAAAACGCCTACAAGCTGTTTTTTGGGCGACACCGGATTCACTATCGGACCCAGCATATTGAAAAAAGTTTTCACACCCAGTTCCCGGCGGATCGGCGCCACATTCTTCATCGAAGGATGGAAAAGCGGCGCATGCAGGAAACACACATTCGCTTCATTGATTTTGCGTTCGAGATAATCCTTCTCATTGGTAAATTTCGCGCCGAGAAATTCAAGAACTGTCGACGAGCCGCACATAGACGAAACGCCATGATTCCCGTGCTTGGCCACATGCTGCCCCGCGCCTGCAACCACAAAACACGACAATGTTGAAATATTAAATGTGTCCTTTCCGTCGCCGCCCGTTCCGCAAACATCAATGGGATCATAAGCTGACAAATCGACGGCTAAACACAGCTCTAACATTGCATCCCGAAAGCCTTCCAATTCTTCAACCGTTATGCTGCGCATGGCATAAATGGTTAAGAAAGAGGCGATTTCTGAATTGGAATATTTGCCCGTGCTAATGCCGATCAGGACGTCTTTGGCTAATTCTTTACTTAAAACTTTATATTCAAAAAGATGGCTAAGAATCTGTTTCATGTTCATGCTAAGCGTACCGAAAAGTTTTTACTATTGAGGAGGAAGTAATCTTAAATTGCCAACCAGTTTTCCAACATTTCTTTCCCATGCTCGGTTAGCACAGATTCCGGGTGAAATTGAAGGCCTTTTACATCATATTTTTTGTGAGAAAGCCCCATAACCCGGCCTTTTTCGTCCAATGCTGTAATAGTCAGATCTTCTGTAAATGTTTCAGGGATAACAGTCCAGGAATGATAGCGTCCAACTTTAATTTCAGTCGGTAACCCTTTGAAAATGCGCTCCGACTGATCTGTAACAATCGCTGTATCGCTGATGCCATGCAACACATCCGTCATGTTTTCGAGCGTTGCGCCATAAACCTCACCGATGCCCTGATGTCCCAGACAAATGCCTAAAATGCTCTTGCTAGGGCCATATTCGCGGATCAGTTCGTGCATAATGCCTGCTTCCGACGGAATGCCGGGGCCAGGAGAAAGGAGGATTTTATCATATTTGCCCACCTCTTCCAGCGCAATTTTATCATTGCGGACAATGTCCACCTGATCATTCAGCTCGCGGAGAATGTAGACGAGGTTATAAGTGAAAGAATCGTAATTATCGAGCACTAAGATTTTCATTATTTCCAGTTTTTGAGGATTGTCCTAATGTTAAATTTCTTCTGCAAAGTCGATCGCCTTTCGTAAAGCGGCCAGCTTGCTGTTAATTTCCTGCAATTCACTTTCCACATTGGACTTGGCCACAACGCCCATTCCGGCCCTGAAAAACAAAGTGTTATTCTTGCTCAGGAATGTTCTGATGGCAATCGCGTGGTTGAAATCACCATTGAAATCCATGAAACCAATCGCGCCGCCATAAATGCTGCGGTTGCTCGTTTCCATCTGGTCAATGAGCTTCATCGCATTGTGTTTGGGCGCGCCTGACAGCGTTCCCGCCGGGAATGTGTCCGCTACCAATTGCAATGGATTCACGCCTTCGTTCATTTTCCCAACGACTTTGGAAACCAAGTGGATTACGTGCGAATAATATTGGA
Coding sequences:
- the trpC gene encoding indole-3-glycerol phosphate synthase TrpC, with amino-acid sequence MNILDKIVARKREEVIEAKQNKSVSELEKEDLFARKTVSLAAALRNASSPKIISEFKRKSPSKGIINDQVSPEVVTFDYANAGAVALSVLTDIDFFGGSFSDFLKARHANPVIPMLRKDFIIDEYQLYEAKAIGADVILLIAACLTPAEVVSLSQKAHELGLEVLLEVHNAEELAATIGENIDIVGVNNRNLKTFETSIETSIALSEQIPDSFVKISESGLKNAETIHRLHGYGYKGFLIGETFMKTVNPGTALADLQIDLTQQSNLNPLVL
- a CDS encoding anthranilate synthase component II yields the protein MKILVLDNYDSFTYNLVYILRELNDQVDIVRNDKIALEEVGKYDKILLSPGPGIPSEAGIMHELIREYGPSKSILGICLGHQGIGEVYGATLENMTDVLHGISDTAIVTDQSERIFKGLPTEIKVGRYHSWTVIPETFTEDLTITALDEKGRVMGLSHKKYDVKGLQFHPESVLTEHGKEMLENWLAI
- the trpD gene encoding anthranilate phosphoribosyltransferase — protein: MKQILSHLFEYKVLSKELAKDVLIGISTGKYSNSEIASFLTIYAMRSITVEELEGFRDAMLELCLAVDLSAYDPIDVCGTGGDGKDTFNISTLSCFVVAGAGQHVAKHGNHGVSSMCGSSTVLEFLGAKFTNEKDYLERKINEANVCFLHAPLFHPSMKNVAPIRRELGVKTFFNMLGPIVNPVSPKKQLVGVFSLELARLFAYLYQQTDKQFLVLHALDGYDEVSLTGAFKIITAQTEQVLTPSHLGLQTLRAQDLSGGETVEESAKIFMNVLNDTATFSQKEAVLANAALALHCANPALSLLDAVETARESLESKKALRSFKKLIED